The Spirochaeta isovalerica genome includes a window with the following:
- the valS gene encoding valine--tRNA ligase encodes MKHFDSKAAEEKWSRFWQEQGTYRFDENSSRDVFSVDTPPPTVSGSLHIGHVFSYTHTDIICRFERMRGKNVFYPIGWDDNGLPTERRVQNYFNIQCDPSIPYEEGLSFEKAESKAAKKRSEKISRKNFIEHCRRLTAEDEGVFKNLWMRNGLSVEWEREYSTIDADSMKAAQFSFIDLYGKGHLYSTAAPVMWDIDFETAVAQAEIEDREEESYYHFINFTTESGETIKIATTRPELLPACVGITAHPDDDRYRHLFGKQALTPLFHVPVPIFPSPEADPEKGTGILMVCTFGDSMDVEWWKREELPLRQIIHSDGTLTAPPFGEENWPSENPGSAKKHMEVLAGKSVKAARKIIIDLLEDNEEGINYTAGDPLKTVHPVRYYEKGKRPLEILSSRQWFVSLLDKKEMLLKAGDDLKWHPAHMGKRYRDWTENLKFDWCISRQRYFGVPIPAWYRLDRDGQPDYSSPLLPEVEALPVDPASDCPEGYHESQRDVPGGFAAEKDIFDTWFTSSLTPQISAGWGKIPLSIRPQSHEIIRTWTFYTIAKSLLHENSLPWRDVLISGWILDRDRKKMSKSKGNVLTPEEWFDRYGADSIRYWAAGARLGTDTAFDEQVLKTGRKLVTKIFNAAKFVFSFNLPDRQPMRELDLSFAASLENMLFRTTGYFDSYNFSGALEEIESFFWNSFCDAYLELVKGRAKEGDYSAVYTLRESLIKLLKALAPFLPFITEEMWHRIPDREAGCNSIHRENWPAGEERSADEVALFQLAAACLREVHSRKSEAGVSLKTPVAEAEFSLNGKDRILFPFLEEDLKRTGWIEKIILRDTDGADKPSLTAEFK; translated from the coding sequence ATGAAACACTTTGATTCGAAAGCAGCAGAAGAAAAATGGAGCCGTTTCTGGCAGGAACAGGGAACATACCGATTTGATGAGAACAGCAGCAGAGACGTCTTTTCCGTCGACACTCCTCCTCCCACGGTTTCGGGCTCTCTCCACATCGGCCATGTTTTCAGTTACACACACACGGATATCATATGCCGTTTCGAGCGGATGAGGGGTAAAAATGTTTTCTACCCCATCGGATGGGACGATAACGGCCTGCCGACCGAAAGGAGGGTTCAGAACTACTTCAATATCCAGTGCGATCCCTCCATCCCCTATGAAGAGGGCTTATCCTTTGAGAAAGCAGAGAGCAAAGCAGCGAAAAAGCGGTCGGAAAAAATCAGCCGGAAAAACTTCATAGAACACTGCCGTCGCCTCACTGCGGAGGACGAGGGAGTATTTAAAAACCTGTGGATGCGGAACGGCCTTTCTGTTGAATGGGAACGGGAATACTCAACCATCGATGCCGACTCCATGAAGGCCGCTCAGTTCAGCTTTATCGATCTCTACGGAAAAGGGCATTTATACAGCACCGCCGCACCGGTCATGTGGGATATCGATTTTGAGACGGCTGTAGCTCAGGCGGAAATAGAAGATCGGGAAGAAGAGAGCTACTATCACTTCATCAATTTTACCACCGAATCGGGGGAAACCATCAAAATCGCCACGACAAGACCGGAACTCCTTCCAGCCTGCGTGGGGATAACCGCCCATCCCGACGACGATCGCTACAGACATCTTTTCGGTAAACAGGCCCTGACGCCTCTGTTTCATGTTCCCGTGCCCATATTCCCCAGCCCTGAAGCCGATCCGGAAAAAGGAACCGGTATCCTGATGGTTTGTACTTTCGGAGATTCTATGGATGTGGAATGGTGGAAACGGGAGGAATTGCCTCTGAGACAGATAATCCATTCCGACGGGACGCTGACGGCTCCGCCCTTCGGTGAGGAAAACTGGCCTTCAGAGAATCCCGGATCAGCGAAGAAACACATGGAGGTTCTGGCGGGAAAATCGGTAAAGGCCGCAAGGAAGATCATTATCGATCTGCTTGAGGATAATGAAGAGGGAATCAACTATACAGCCGGCGATCCTCTTAAGACTGTTCATCCGGTTCGCTACTACGAAAAGGGGAAGCGGCCTCTTGAAATACTCTCATCCCGCCAGTGGTTTGTATCTCTGCTCGATAAAAAGGAAATGCTTCTCAAGGCGGGGGACGACCTCAAGTGGCACCCTGCCCATATGGGCAAGCGCTACCGGGACTGGACGGAAAATCTCAAATTCGACTGGTGCATCAGTCGGCAGAGATATTTCGGCGTGCCCATTCCCGCCTGGTACAGACTCGACAGAGATGGCCAGCCGGATTACAGCTCTCCCCTCCTTCCCGAAGTTGAGGCGCTCCCGGTTGATCCCGCATCGGACTGCCCTGAGGGGTATCATGAATCGCAGAGGGATGTGCCCGGAGGATTTGCGGCGGAAAAAGACATTTTCGATACCTGGTTTACCAGCTCCCTCACACCGCAGATCAGTGCGGGCTGGGGAAAAATACCGCTGTCCATACGTCCCCAGTCCCACGAAATTATCCGGACCTGGACCTTTTACACCATAGCCAAGTCCCTCCTTCACGAAAACTCCCTGCCCTGGCGGGATGTTCTCATCTCCGGCTGGATTCTGGACAGGGACAGGAAAAAGATGTCCAAGAGCAAAGGCAATGTCCTAACGCCCGAAGAGTGGTTCGATCGATACGGAGCCGACAGCATCAGGTACTGGGCCGCCGGCGCCAGATTGGGAACGGATACGGCTTTTGACGAGCAGGTTCTGAAAACGGGCCGGAAACTGGTAACGAAAATTTTCAATGCCGCTAAATTTGTTTTCTCATTTAATCTGCCCGACCGGCAGCCGATGAGGGAGCTGGATCTTTCCTTTGCAGCGTCTCTGGAGAATATGCTCTTCAGGACAACGGGTTATTTTGACTCCTATAACTTCTCCGGGGCTCTGGAGGAGATAGAATCATTTTTCTGGAATTCCTTCTGTGATGCCTATCTTGAACTTGTAAAAGGCCGTGCGAAAGAGGGGGACTATTCAGCCGTTTACACCCTGAGGGAATCTCTCATCAAACTGCTTAAGGCTTTAGCTCCCTTTCTCCCTTTCATAACGGAGGAGATGTGGCACCGGATACCTGACAGAGAAGCCGGCTGCAACAGCATACACAGGGAAAACTGGCCAGCGGGAGAAGAGAGATCGGCCGATGAAGTTGCCCTGTTTCAGCTGGCTGCCGCCTGTTTGCGGGAAGTCCACAGCCGGAAATCGGAAGCGGGAGTCTCACTGAAAACCCCGGTTGCCGAAGCAGAGTTCAGCCTTAACGGAAAAGACCGGATTCTCTTTCCTTTTCTTGAGGAAGATCTGAAACGGACAGGCTGGATCGAGAAAATCATCCTCCGGGATACCGACGGGGCGGACAAGCCTTCGTTGACAGCTGAATTCAAATAA
- a CDS encoding DJ-1/PfpI family protein has protein sequence MKKRISGLLALLFFTALLPGRGLFDGGSPGVLILAADGFGYNYFDLKEGLERRGIEVATVAPGKVIRSCSNREPRPVEADYVIGEFPPGDFKKWDALIIPSGGHHELLGRMELTRKFISDAWDKHLIIGGICTGEAVLARCAGLLDGVTVARNGFFYKELSEAGALMSYDRVHFDRGILTGSNGGGRNSGGYELAPTEPFIERLVLALSES, from the coding sequence TTGAAAAAACGAATATCGGGTCTTTTGGCTCTTTTGTTCTTTACGGCTCTGCTTCCGGGCCGCGGATTATTTGACGGCGGCTCACCGGGGGTCTTGATTCTCGCAGCCGATGGTTTTGGATATAACTATTTCGACCTGAAAGAAGGGCTGGAGCGAAGAGGGATCGAAGTGGCGACGGTCGCACCGGGCAAGGTGATAAGATCCTGTTCCAACCGCGAACCCCGGCCCGTAGAAGCCGATTATGTGATCGGAGAATTTCCTCCGGGCGATTTTAAAAAGTGGGATGCCCTTATCATACCCTCGGGAGGTCATCACGAACTGCTCGGCCGAATGGAGTTGACGAGAAAATTCATTTCCGATGCATGGGATAAACATCTCATTATCGGCGGGATCTGTACAGGAGAGGCCGTCCTGGCCCGATGCGCCGGTCTCCTCGATGGAGTGACAGTCGCGCGCAACGGTTTTTTCTACAAAGAACTGTCCGAAGCCGGAGCCCTGATGTCCTATGACAGAGTGCATTTTGATCGCGGGATTCTCACAGGCTCCAACGGCGGAGGAAGAAACAGCGGTGGATACGAACTGGCTCCAACGGAACCTTTTATCGAAAGACTTGTTCTGGCATTATCAGAATCCTGA
- a CDS encoding beta-mannosidase, translating to MHKQSLNGLWKITSQDGQYSLTSEVPGSLFYALEEDGQLGEGLFYRENNRKALQIADRDFLWERTFTLSGDFLKSEQIHLVAEGLDTLGEISINGKHVASTDNMHRTWRFNVASCLKQGENRISILFRNSLEYIKKEKERRDLYAADGGGLTSVPGFNMIRKSHCSYGWDWGPMVPDVGIWRDITLVSYDSARLKSVHVTQNHREGGVRLFIKPEIERFADSSLTVRAVITSPDGRTSGFEVDSEGSEYEVANPRLWWPNGLGDQPLYRLDFFLEEKGRVIDDQTQKIGLRTLTIEQKKDQWGETFNFNCNGVSLFARGGNYIPEDIYLNRKGPYSTEQLLEDCRTANFNCVRVWGGGVYPSDDFFDLCDRKGLIVWEDMMFACAAYDVSNDHFLNNITEEVKDNLIRIRHHASLGLICGNNEMEMAFEDWGINPTGLMRTEYLKQYQFIFPSIVSEVCPELFYWPASPSSGGDFVDPNDPDRGDCHFWEVWHGAKDFSEFKNHYFRFMSEFGFESFPSEKTLESFSEPEDRNVFSPVMEEHQKCIDGNGRILYYISKYFKYPRDFSSLVYISQISQLEAITTGIKHWRRNRGRCMGSTYWQLNDNWPVASWSSIDYYGRWKALHYGAKRAYDNVLLSLDGNDHSVEIHLSNEGNEKTEGTVSWKLFSLKGDLLDSGSCPASVSPFSTRMIEKRDFSSDTMDQKDRDVYLSVTYTDRSGRIYREFHNFAPFKYLNLLAPEIKASITEKDDDFEIEVVSRRPALHVEIDFGAIDTVLSDNFFHLDSGIPCRITMAKGSNRAEDLEKQIRIRSLFDSY from the coding sequence ATGCATAAGCAAAGCCTTAACGGCCTATGGAAAATCACGTCACAGGATGGACAGTACAGCCTGACAAGCGAAGTGCCCGGATCTCTTTTTTATGCCCTTGAAGAAGACGGACAGCTTGGAGAGGGTCTTTTTTACAGAGAGAACAACCGCAAGGCTCTGCAGATAGCTGACAGGGATTTCCTCTGGGAGCGCACTTTTACCCTCAGCGGGGATTTTCTGAAATCGGAACAGATCCATCTGGTTGCCGAAGGACTGGATACGCTGGGGGAAATCAGCATAAACGGAAAGCACGTGGCGTCTACAGACAACATGCACCGCACATGGCGGTTCAATGTAGCCTCCTGTCTGAAACAGGGAGAAAACAGAATCTCGATCCTCTTCCGAAACTCCCTGGAATATATAAAGAAAGAGAAGGAGAGACGGGACCTCTATGCGGCGGACGGCGGCGGCCTGACTTCCGTACCGGGATTTAATATGATCCGCAAAAGCCACTGCAGCTACGGCTGGGACTGGGGTCCCATGGTTCCCGACGTGGGGATATGGAGGGATATCACACTGGTCTCCTATGACTCGGCCCGTCTGAAATCCGTCCATGTGACGCAAAACCATAGAGAGGGAGGAGTGAGGCTTTTCATCAAACCGGAAATCGAACGGTTCGCCGACTCTTCTCTGACTGTAAGAGCGGTGATAACCTCTCCCGACGGAAGAACATCGGGGTTCGAGGTGGATTCCGAAGGCTCTGAATATGAAGTTGCCAATCCCCGTCTGTGGTGGCCCAACGGCCTGGGAGACCAGCCTCTCTACCGGCTTGATTTCTTTCTGGAAGAGAAAGGCCGGGTCATCGATGATCAGACACAGAAGATCGGTCTTCGGACCCTGACCATAGAGCAGAAGAAAGACCAGTGGGGAGAGACATTCAACTTCAACTGCAACGGCGTCTCTCTTTTCGCCAGAGGCGGGAACTACATCCCCGAGGATATCTACCTCAACCGCAAAGGCCCCTACTCCACGGAGCAGCTTCTGGAGGACTGCCGGACCGCCAACTTCAACTGCGTCAGGGTCTGGGGCGGCGGAGTCTACCCATCGGATGACTTCTTCGATCTCTGCGACCGAAAAGGTCTGATCGTCTGGGAGGATATGATGTTCGCCTGTGCCGCCTATGATGTGAGCAACGATCATTTTCTGAACAACATTACAGAGGAAGTGAAGGACAATCTTATCAGAATCCGGCACCATGCCTCTCTCGGCCTGATCTGCGGCAACAACGAAATGGAAATGGCCTTCGAAGACTGGGGCATCAACCCCACAGGCCTGATGAGAACCGAATACCTGAAGCAGTACCAGTTCATCTTCCCCTCCATCGTTTCCGAGGTTTGCCCGGAACTCTTCTACTGGCCGGCGTCGCCGTCATCGGGGGGGGATTTTGTCGATCCCAACGATCCTGACCGCGGAGACTGTCATTTCTGGGAGGTCTGGCACGGAGCGAAAGATTTCTCCGAGTTCAAAAATCACTATTTCCGCTTCATGTCGGAATTCGGTTTCGAGTCATTTCCCTCGGAGAAAACCCTTGAGAGTTTTTCCGAACCGGAAGACAGGAATGTGTTTTCACCTGTCATGGAAGAGCACCAGAAATGCATCGACGGCAACGGGAGGATTCTCTACTACATTTCCAAATACTTCAAATATCCCAGGGATTTCTCCTCTCTGGTTTATATTTCGCAGATCAGTCAGCTCGAAGCCATTACCACGGGAATCAAACACTGGCGACGAAACAGAGGGCGCTGTATGGGGTCGACATACTGGCAGCTGAACGACAACTGGCCGGTAGCCTCATGGTCGAGTATCGATTATTACGGGAGATGGAAAGCCCTGCATTACGGCGCAAAAAGAGCCTATGACAACGTTCTTCTATCCCTCGACGGAAACGATCACTCTGTGGAAATTCATCTGTCAAACGAAGGTAATGAGAAAACCGAAGGGACTGTTTCCTGGAAACTGTTCTCCTTAAAAGGAGATCTGCTCGATTCGGGCAGCTGCCCGGCATCGGTTTCCCCCTTTTCCACCAGAATGATAGAGAAAAGGGACTTCTCTTCCGATACGATGGATCAAAAAGACCGCGATGTCTATCTGAGCGTCACCTATACCGACCGGAGCGGCCGGATTTACAGGGAATTCCACAATTTCGCCCCTTTCAAGTATCTCAATCTGCTGGCGCCGGAAATAAAAGCCTCAATTACCGAGAAAGACGATGACTTTGAAATCGAAGTGGTATCCCGCCGGCCGGCCCTTCACGTTGAGATCGATTTCGGGGCAATCGACACCGTCCTGAGTGACAATTTCTTCCATCTGGACAGCGGAATCCCCTGCAGGATTACAATGGCAAAAGGTTCAAACAGGGCGGAAGATCTGGAAAAGCAGATCCGGATCCGATCTCTATTCGACAGTTATTGA
- a CDS encoding helix-turn-helix transcriptional regulator, with protein sequence MSMKIFEWKDYGRKEYLVHSYNLDSPYSFPLHSHRNHWELVYCEEGQFHHQVNGEIYNHSEGRLMFIREADRHLLKGRDFRYSNIAFSGAWMDTFRRIAGDELVQTLIKPDRRPPYAVVPQTARRDLEGQIRALRSSGKGGRADLKFSRFLHYVFDSFFLPESGDEPLADIPQWLRDLILHVNEEENRIPSVEELVELSCRCAEHVSRSFRKYMGKSPSAYLKNLKLNRASELLLSTNYPVKEICYLCSYDNANYFHRQFRDTYGMTPLEYRRNLGRRIH encoded by the coding sequence ATGTCCATGAAGATTTTCGAGTGGAAGGATTACGGGAGAAAAGAATACCTGGTCCATTCCTACAATCTCGATTCCCCATACAGTTTCCCCCTTCACAGCCACCGCAATCACTGGGAGCTTGTCTATTGCGAAGAAGGACAGTTCCATCATCAGGTTAACGGGGAAATTTACAACCACAGCGAAGGGCGGCTCATGTTTATCCGGGAAGCTGACCGGCATTTGCTTAAAGGGCGGGATTTCCGGTACAGCAACATAGCTTTTTCCGGAGCCTGGATGGATACATTCCGCCGCATTGCCGGCGATGAACTTGTTCAAACGCTTATCAAGCCTGACAGAAGACCTCCTTATGCCGTTGTTCCGCAAACAGCCAGAAGGGACCTGGAAGGTCAGATCCGTGCGCTCAGAAGCTCGGGAAAAGGGGGCAGGGCGGACCTGAAATTCTCAAGATTTCTCCATTATGTTTTCGATAGCTTTTTTCTGCCCGAGTCCGGTGACGAACCCCTGGCGGATATTCCCCAATGGCTGAGAGATCTCATTCTCCATGTGAACGAAGAGGAAAACAGAATTCCTTCGGTCGAGGAACTGGTCGAGCTGTCTTGCCGATGCGCCGAACACGTGAGCCGGTCGTTCCGGAAATATATGGGTAAATCTCCTTCGGCCTATTTAAAAAATCTGAAGTTGAACCGGGCATCGGAACTCCTTTTGAGCACCAATTACCCGGTCAAGGAGATCTGTTATCTCTGCTCCTATGATAACGCCAATTATTTCCACCGCCAGTTCCGGGACACCTACGGCATGACGCCGCTTGAGTACAGGAGAAATCTGGGGCGCCGAATCCATTAA
- a CDS encoding adenylate/guanylate cyclase domain-containing protein, whose product MKKVLTALVVPLISAALFSGLLFTEFYRGLDSKLYDLMLRIRPGIHQDERLLIVDVDDRTITNINMYPLSRDIFADGIILMKEFNPFWAVLDIEFVDRSPAGINLDVMNRNIPEEFDRTFSDIQVNQESLFHSLLEGRFPIEEAGPIVGELSRFTLSEKDRLYEEVQKIARDNDEYLGLALSYFGNVTATVNMMDEEDPTITDELRSYTEENFPFKDKLEIDGDGYDPFSESAEIKPSIMKILSRSTTAGFPRVEIDPDGVRRRVDLIYRNKENYYGQLGFMTYWNMSGRPSMATDGRSLHLKGKEITIPLTQDGRMFIHWPKANYIESFRHLSFYDLYRHDLLMDDLFYNLKLIEQEGLLGYPYYDGDINIMDYYRELESYREQFVQAGDGTAAADYREARDYLLGEVASLLNGTGEEMILQDIEVYGLNPDLSEDQRIYVEDLKNFVPEVFSSSRNILASLQSLRSYLDETIDGSISVLGYSGTSTTDIGVNPFEEGYMNVGLYASVINTLIQRDFLRDIPIWLSAVITLIIAVLTTLIVFRLKPGPGVAAGLLMAMLSFVLPALYFYYRGTYINILPPILATVSAFLATVILNLFRESREKGFIRGAFSHYLSTDVITELIDDPSRLALGGEERELTAIFTDIKGFSTISEKLTPTELVSLLNLYLTEMSDIIMEEKGTIDKYEGDAIISFFGAPLQISNHAEKACMAALKMRDAEKSLNIRLIDQNITPSPILTRIGINTGPMVVGNMGTSKKMDYTIMGSDVNLASRLEGVNKQYGTQILISGATKKQIGDAFVTRELDKVRVVGIQRPVTIYELCGFRKQLSEDQLRAYEIYHQALEFFRAKKWAQAEEFFHMVTELIHNDGPSDVFIKRCKQYSHKAPPADWDGVYNLVKK is encoded by the coding sequence ATGAAAAAAGTACTGACAGCACTCGTTGTCCCCCTCATATCAGCTGCTTTGTTCTCGGGATTGCTTTTTACGGAGTTTTACCGGGGCCTTGACAGCAAACTATACGATCTTATGCTGCGCATCCGTCCGGGAATCCATCAGGACGAGCGTCTTCTGATAGTCGATGTCGACGACAGAACCATTACCAATATCAATATGTATCCTTTAAGCCGCGACATCTTTGCCGACGGTATCATTCTCATGAAGGAATTCAACCCCTTCTGGGCTGTGCTGGATATAGAATTCGTCGACCGGAGCCCTGCGGGAATCAATCTGGATGTCATGAACCGGAACATTCCCGAAGAGTTCGACCGGACGTTTTCCGATATCCAGGTAAACCAGGAAAGCCTGTTCCACTCTCTTCTCGAAGGGCGGTTTCCCATTGAAGAAGCCGGTCCGATAGTCGGGGAACTGTCCAGATTCACACTCAGCGAAAAGGACAGGCTTTACGAAGAGGTTCAGAAAATAGCCAGAGACAACGATGAATATCTGGGCCTGGCTCTCAGCTATTTCGGCAATGTGACGGCAACTGTCAATATGATGGATGAAGAGGACCCGACCATTACGGACGAACTCCGGTCCTATACAGAAGAGAATTTTCCCTTCAAGGACAAATTGGAGATAGACGGCGACGGATACGACCCCTTCTCCGAATCTGCTGAGATTAAACCCTCTATAATGAAAATTCTCTCGCGATCGACGACGGCCGGTTTCCCCCGCGTGGAAATCGATCCCGACGGGGTCAGGAGAAGAGTCGATCTCATCTACCGGAACAAAGAGAACTATTACGGCCAGCTGGGTTTTATGACCTACTGGAATATGTCGGGACGCCCGTCCATGGCTACCGACGGCAGATCTCTCCATCTCAAAGGCAAAGAGATTACCATACCTCTGACCCAGGACGGGAGAATGTTCATACACTGGCCGAAAGCCAACTACATCGAAAGCTTCCGCCATCTCTCCTTTTATGATTTATACCGCCACGACCTCTTAATGGACGATCTCTTCTACAATCTGAAGCTGATCGAGCAGGAAGGGCTCCTCGGATATCCCTATTACGACGGCGACATCAATATCATGGATTATTACAGAGAGCTGGAATCGTACCGGGAACAGTTTGTCCAGGCGGGAGACGGCACGGCGGCAGCCGATTACCGGGAGGCTCGCGATTATCTTCTGGGCGAGGTGGCGTCCTTACTGAACGGCACCGGCGAGGAGATGATTCTCCAGGACATCGAAGTTTACGGCCTGAATCCCGACCTTTCGGAAGATCAGAGAATTTATGTCGAAGATCTGAAAAACTTCGTACCCGAGGTTTTCTCCTCCAGCCGCAATATCCTGGCTTCGCTCCAGTCTCTCAGGTCCTATCTCGATGAAACAATCGACGGATCAATTTCCGTTCTCGGCTATTCCGGAACCTCAACGACCGATATCGGGGTCAATCCCTTTGAAGAAGGGTACATGAATGTGGGTCTCTACGCTTCAGTTATCAATACGCTCATTCAGAGAGATTTCCTCAGAGATATCCCCATCTGGCTCAGCGCTGTCATCACACTGATCATAGCCGTACTGACGACTCTGATAGTCTTCCGCCTCAAGCCCGGGCCCGGCGTTGCCGCCGGACTGCTGATGGCCATGCTTTCTTTCGTGCTGCCCGCGCTTTATTTCTATTACCGCGGAACCTATATCAACATTCTGCCGCCGATTCTTGCCACCGTCAGCGCCTTCCTGGCGACTGTTATCCTCAACCTCTTCAGAGAATCCAGAGAAAAGGGATTCATCCGCGGCGCCTTCAGCCACTATCTGTCGACCGACGTCATTACCGAACTGATCGACGATCCCAGCCGGTTGGCTCTCGGGGGGGAAGAACGGGAATTGACAGCCATCTTTACAGACATAAAAGGGTTCTCCACCATCTCCGAAAAGCTCACTCCGACCGAACTGGTATCCCTGCTCAATTTGTACCTGACGGAAATGAGCGATATCATCATGGAGGAAAAGGGAACCATCGATAAATACGAGGGAGACGCCATCATCAGCTTCTTCGGTGCACCTTTACAGATTTCAAACCACGCTGAAAAAGCCTGCATGGCCGCCCTGAAGATGAGAGATGCGGAAAAGAGTCTCAATATCAGACTGATTGATCAGAACATAACCCCCTCGCCCATTCTCACCAGAATCGGCATCAATACCGGTCCCATGGTCGTGGGGAATATGGGGACGAGCAAAAAAATGGACTACACCATTATGGGAAGCGATGTTAACCTCGCCAGCCGTCTGGAAGGGGTCAACAAGCAGTACGGAACGCAGATTCTGATCAGCGGAGCCACGAAAAAGCAGATCGGCGACGCTTTCGTTACCCGGGAGCTCGATAAAGTGCGCGTTGTGGGAATACAGCGTCCTGTCACCATTTACGAATTGTGCGGATTCCGCAAGCAGCTGAGCGAAGACCAGCTGCGGGCTTATGAGATCTATCATCAGGCGCTTGAGTTTTTCCGCGCGAAAAAATGGGCCCAGGCGGAAGAGTTTTTCCATATGGTCACCGAGTTGATTCACAATGACGGCCCTTCAGACGTATTCATCAAGAGGTGTAAGCAGTACAGCCATAAAGCGCCGCCTGCCGACTGGGACGGAGTTTACAATCTGGTTAAGAAGTAA